Proteins from a genomic interval of Candidatus Lernaella stagnicola:
- a CDS encoding glycosyl hydrolase family 18 protein translates to MKRLWLALLLLSMAAGFAFAGIHQLEHNAYRTLVDPSPVYVDDVPPLAPAKAGDEPYVAGFYPYWGDDIGLLQYDVLDEVIYFGADLNGQGDITSLHGWPRQDLVAAAHAEGTRVTLAVICFSATDMNQLLPSATNRANAIDQLVEAVNEGGADGVNVDFEGLPVAQKQNFVTFVQQLKAGLQVEDPDAIVSVDTPAVDWSGAFDFDALAAHGRLFIMAYDYHWRTGDPGPVAPLLGSDFWGQYAYDWTLDDYQTYITPYTLERVLLGVPFYGYDWPSAGSGIPGTATGSATAYGILQAWDRADAHGGGQWDAPSSTAYAIFYEGGWRQLWYEDLDSLADKLDYAATREVGGVGFWTAYYAADNQDIWDLVAEYKYGSPGDDDDDDDDDNDDDDDDSGGCGQVVF, encoded by the coding sequence ATGAAGCGTTTGTGGCTCGCCCTTTTGTTGCTATCCATGGCCGCCGGTTTCGCGTTCGCCGGCATTCACCAACTTGAGCATAACGCCTACCGGACACTGGTTGATCCGTCGCCCGTGTACGTGGACGACGTGCCGCCCCTCGCGCCGGCCAAGGCGGGCGACGAGCCCTACGTGGCGGGCTTCTACCCCTATTGGGGCGACGACATCGGCCTGCTGCAATACGACGTGCTGGACGAGGTTATCTACTTCGGTGCCGACCTCAACGGGCAGGGCGATATCACGTCGCTGCACGGGTGGCCCCGGCAGGACCTCGTGGCCGCGGCGCATGCGGAGGGAACGCGCGTGACGCTGGCGGTGATTTGTTTTTCGGCGACCGACATGAATCAGCTTCTGCCCAGCGCGACAAACCGCGCCAACGCGATCGACCAGTTGGTCGAGGCGGTCAACGAGGGCGGGGCGGACGGCGTCAACGTTGACTTCGAGGGTTTGCCGGTAGCGCAAAAGCAGAATTTCGTCACCTTCGTACAGCAGTTGAAAGCCGGCCTGCAGGTGGAAGACCCCGACGCGATCGTGTCCGTCGATACCCCGGCGGTTGATTGGTCCGGCGCGTTTGATTTCGACGCGCTGGCCGCGCACGGCCGGCTGTTCATCATGGCCTACGACTACCATTGGCGCACCGGCGATCCCGGACCCGTGGCGCCGCTGCTCGGGTCGGATTTCTGGGGGCAGTACGCCTACGACTGGACCCTCGACGACTATCAAACCTACATCACGCCTTATACCTTGGAGCGCGTGCTGCTGGGCGTGCCGTTTTACGGATACGACTGGCCCAGCGCCGGCTCCGGCATTCCCGGCACGGCGACGGGTTCGGCGACCGCCTACGGCATCCTGCAGGCGTGGGACCGGGCCGATGCGCACGGCGGCGGCCAGTGGGATGCGCCGTCCTCCACGGCGTACGCGATTTTCTATGAGGGCGGTTGGCGGCAGTTGTGGTATGAGGATTTGGATTCGCTGGCCGATAAGCTTGACTACGCGGCCACGCGCGAGGTGGGCGGCGTGGGCTTCTGGACGGCCTACTACGCCGCAGATAACCAGGACATCTGGGACCTTGTTGCCGAATACAAATATGGTTCCCCCGGCGACGATGATGATGATGATGACGACGATAACGATGACGACGACGACGATAGCGGCGGCTGTGGGCAGGTGGTTTTTTAG
- a CDS encoding creatininase family protein, with protein sequence MPENLFWYHKVSSAELARASVDKDILILAVAAPENHGPHLPLGTDEILGEAMAERLGRRLAERYPNRRVWLHPTWHLGGATIRGTGSVKVPSRILRKTLKHYMRRFLKQGFTHFVFLTGHGAVPHVGALDDVCAWLRRRSRPGRVVHAISPSSRIGGKVFFGRHANAVRRAGIELSDQEARDLCWDLHAGRVETSMVLAAAPETVAPIYRELPVIQPPSRWWLNGLERLFESAVRRIVRDEDIRQDVLHALWAGVQDFSWILRGRREGYVGMPHRASAAEGEILLDEITADIATVTADVFAGRRDPATTRSGAHLFRGLIAALALLIAGGLAGVAWWLF encoded by the coding sequence ATGCCTGAAAACCTGTTTTGGTACCACAAAGTGTCCAGCGCCGAACTGGCGCGCGCATCGGTCGACAAGGATATCCTGATCCTCGCCGTCGCCGCGCCGGAAAACCACGGGCCGCACCTCCCGCTGGGCACCGACGAAATTCTCGGCGAGGCCATGGCCGAACGCCTCGGTCGTCGTCTGGCTGAAAGGTATCCGAACCGCCGCGTCTGGCTGCACCCTACCTGGCACCTGGGCGGCGCGACGATCCGCGGCACCGGCTCGGTCAAAGTGCCCTCGCGCATCCTGCGTAAAACGCTCAAACACTACATGCGCCGTTTCCTGAAGCAGGGCTTCACACACTTCGTGTTTCTGACCGGCCACGGCGCGGTGCCCCATGTGGGCGCCTTGGATGACGTCTGCGCGTGGCTGCGACGGCGTAGTCGACCGGGCCGCGTCGTCCACGCTATCTCGCCCTCGTCGCGCATCGGCGGCAAGGTCTTTTTCGGACGCCACGCCAACGCCGTGCGCCGGGCAGGTATCGAACTGAGCGACCAAGAGGCGCGCGACCTGTGTTGGGACCTGCACGCCGGACGCGTCGAAACCTCCATGGTGCTCGCTGCCGCGCCCGAGACCGTCGCCCCGATTTACCGGGAGTTGCCGGTCATCCAGCCGCCGAGCCGCTGGTGGCTCAACGGCTTGGAACGTTTGTTCGAGAGCGCCGTGCGACGCATCGTGCGCGACGAAGATATCCGGCAGGACGTCCTCCACGCCCTGTGGGCCGGGGTGCAGGATTTCTCGTGGATCCTTCGCGGGCGCCGCGAGGGCTACGTCGGCATGCCGCATCGGGCGAGCGCCGCCGAGGGTGAGATATTGCTGGACGAAATCACCGCCGACATCGCCACGGTAACCGCCGATGTCTTCGCCGGGCGTCGCGATCCGGCCACGACGCGCAGCGGCGCACATTTATTTCGCGGTCTGATCGCCGCGTTGGCCCTGTTGATTGCCGGCGGATTGGCCGGCGTGGCGTGGTGGCTGTTTTAA
- a CDS encoding tetratricopeptide repeat protein has protein sequence MKRALWIMMLMLFVACPVIQAQEPTPPPNAATPEALPPLTAEDSFQLAVKAFQSGDLAGSERHARTAIALKSRYVEAHYLLGRILVFRAAQKTRLLIEQRGDAGAVLPREANWPAGENELQDAIAQFRTVIKLDPSNTDAWLLLATALDNLGQNEDAVNAYRQTINLNPASRNARDAHNNLGLVFRQQKKFEEAKDEFEAALALDPTFQPARLNLEKLKKQKPKLFR, from the coding sequence ATGAAACGGGCGTTGTGGATCATGATGCTGATGCTTTTCGTGGCCTGTCCCGTCATTCAGGCGCAGGAACCCACGCCGCCGCCCAACGCCGCCACACCGGAAGCGCTCCCTCCTCTCACGGCGGAAGATAGCTTCCAACTGGCGGTAAAAGCCTTCCAATCAGGCGATCTAGCCGGTTCTGAGCGGCACGCCCGCACGGCGATTGCGCTCAAGAGCCGCTACGTCGAGGCGCACTATTTGCTGGGACGTATTTTGGTGTTTCGCGCCGCGCAGAAAACGCGGCTGCTGATCGAGCAACGCGGCGACGCCGGGGCGGTGCTGCCGCGCGAGGCCAATTGGCCGGCGGGCGAAAACGAGTTGCAAGACGCAATCGCGCAGTTCCGCACCGTGATCAAGCTCGACCCGAGCAACACCGACGCTTGGCTGCTTTTGGCCACCGCGTTGGATAACCTGGGCCAGAACGAAGATGCCGTTAACGCTTATCGGCAGACGATCAACCTGAATCCCGCGTCCAGAAACGCCCGCGACGCCCACAACAATTTGGGATTGGTATTTCGCCAGCAAAAGAAATTCGAAGAAGCGAAAGACGAATTCGAAGCGGCGCTCGCGCTCGATCCGACCTTTCAACCGGCCCGCCTGAATTTGGAAAAACTCAAGAAACAGAAGCCCAAGCTATTCCGCTAG
- a CDS encoding transglycosylase SLT domain-containing protein, whose amino-acid sequence MKRSCFLVVLCLLLPGLAQAWDTAHADQRAAYQTAKRNLAAGHGAAAAESLRELAEGNWPAADVAAARLCDMAEKADRKEEARQWNRFLVSRFPYSRYRPDAIVALAEALVAEPNGASEAAKLANTLLRDHPGKADAQAHYLLGEALLATGRAQEAAAAYAEAAYFHRGDYSDKAFKRLGELKKTGMKLPKPDAKRLWDRISENIARRYYWTANLYADRYARVFAGTEKGFRARLVSADMLIARRKHKEAKKALQTLARQASSADRKAAVAIRLKRYNTKNGVEQKRLYFTKIAGKPGSWGSRVDARLALLQLEMDAERFGNAARWGARLVDDDAASLFLPEETLWQTAFAYYLAGDFQNAAVRLNQWLKRYPKHGDHDRASYWLGRTYERLGDKKNAVHVFHVCYDRWQGTYYGLAAEARLLALGIGSDQLPRLPFTGEAKQVVARATALLELQREWEQNQGGGETRDAGATQALDYVAAGDSRFAPVFREVRELFAMGEDAEAKALLDLWRDDMYEDATSPYFLSVAYGLAGDNLASIRASYRGFEMVRDNRLADPHALLSRRRFPLLQEALIAKTAKQHKLDKYLVFGIIKQESAFQTRATSWAGARGLMQVMPGTGQYIAKRRGMKNFNTKKLYKPEVSVDFGCWLMAHLLQKRFDGDLPAALAGYNAGWGRPPRWWAPNVGRTYDELIERIPFDETRGYVKGIVRNYEMYLRLYKDPGATGKRRPSVLNLLNQKAKGLP is encoded by the coding sequence GTGAAACGAAGCTGCTTTCTTGTCGTGTTGTGCTTGTTGTTGCCGGGATTGGCCCAGGCCTGGGATACGGCTCACGCCGACCAGCGCGCCGCATACCAAACCGCGAAACGAAATCTGGCCGCCGGTCACGGCGCGGCAGCGGCTGAATCGTTGCGCGAATTGGCCGAGGGCAACTGGCCCGCGGCGGACGTGGCGGCCGCGCGGCTGTGCGATATGGCCGAGAAGGCCGACCGGAAGGAAGAAGCGCGGCAATGGAATCGTTTCCTGGTGTCTCGTTTTCCGTACAGCCGGTACCGGCCCGACGCCATCGTGGCGTTGGCCGAAGCGCTCGTGGCCGAACCCAATGGGGCGTCCGAGGCGGCGAAGTTGGCTAACACGCTGCTGCGCGACCATCCCGGCAAAGCCGATGCTCAGGCCCATTACCTGTTAGGCGAGGCGCTTTTAGCGACCGGGCGTGCTCAGGAAGCGGCGGCTGCCTATGCGGAGGCCGCGTATTTCCATCGGGGCGATTACTCCGACAAGGCGTTTAAGCGGCTCGGCGAATTGAAGAAGACGGGCATGAAACTTCCCAAGCCCGACGCAAAGCGATTGTGGGATCGCATCAGCGAGAACATTGCGCGCCGTTATTATTGGACCGCCAACCTGTACGCCGACCGCTACGCGCGGGTGTTTGCCGGGACCGAGAAGGGATTTCGGGCGCGACTGGTTTCGGCGGACATGTTGATTGCCCGACGCAAACACAAGGAGGCGAAAAAGGCGCTGCAAACGTTGGCGCGGCAAGCTTCGTCGGCCGACCGTAAAGCGGCCGTGGCGATTCGCCTCAAGCGGTACAACACCAAGAACGGAGTCGAGCAAAAGCGCCTGTATTTCACGAAAATTGCCGGGAAGCCCGGCTCGTGGGGATCGCGGGTCGATGCCCGGCTGGCGCTGCTGCAACTGGAAATGGACGCCGAACGCTTTGGAAACGCGGCTCGTTGGGGCGCCCGATTGGTCGACGATGACGCCGCGAGTTTGTTTTTGCCGGAAGAAACCTTGTGGCAAACCGCGTTCGCTTATTATCTGGCCGGGGACTTCCAGAACGCGGCAGTGCGTCTGAACCAGTGGTTGAAGCGCTATCCAAAACACGGCGACCACGACCGGGCTTCGTATTGGCTGGGCCGCACGTATGAACGCCTAGGCGACAAAAAGAACGCCGTTCACGTTTTCCACGTTTGTTACGACCGCTGGCAGGGTACGTACTACGGATTGGCGGCTGAAGCGCGCCTCCTGGCGCTGGGTATCGGCAGTGATCAGTTGCCGCGCCTGCCGTTTACCGGGGAAGCCAAGCAAGTCGTTGCCCGCGCTACGGCCCTTCTGGAACTGCAGCGCGAATGGGAACAGAACCAAGGCGGCGGCGAAACCCGCGATGCCGGCGCCACGCAGGCTCTGGACTATGTAGCCGCCGGCGATTCTCGCTTCGCGCCGGTATTTCGCGAGGTGCGGGAACTATTCGCCATGGGTGAGGACGCGGAAGCCAAGGCGCTGCTGGATCTTTGGCGTGACGATATGTACGAGGACGCCACATCGCCTTATTTCCTCAGCGTCGCATACGGGTTGGCCGGGGATAACCTGGCGTCAATTCGGGCCTCGTACCGGGGTTTCGAAATGGTACGCGACAACCGCTTGGCCGACCCGCACGCACTGTTGTCGCGCCGGCGTTTTCCCCTGCTGCAGGAAGCGCTGATCGCGAAAACCGCCAAGCAACACAAGCTCGATAAATATTTGGTATTCGGCATCATCAAGCAGGAAAGCGCCTTTCAGACGCGCGCCACGAGCTGGGCCGGAGCACGGGGTTTGATGCAGGTGATGCCGGGCACGGGCCAGTATATTGCCAAGCGGCGGGGGATGAAAAACTTCAACACGAAGAAACTCTACAAGCCCGAAGTATCGGTTGATTTCGGCTGTTGGTTGATGGCGCACTTGTTGCAAAAGCGTTTCGATGGGGATCTACCTGCAGCGCTCGCCGGCTATAACGCCGGTTGGGGGCGGCCGCCGCGGTGGTGGGCGCCGAATGTCGGGCGCACGTACGACGAGTTGATTGAACGCATTCCCTTTGATGAGACGCGCGGTTACGTCAAGGGTATAGTGCGAAATTACGAGATGTACCTGCGACTGTACAAGGACCCCGGGGCGACGGGTAAACGCCGTCCGAGTGTGCTTAACTTATTGAATCAGAAAGCAAAGGGGTTGCCATAG
- the greA gene encoding transcription elongation factor GreA — translation MSQRYPVTPAGLETLKVQLHEMKTKQRPAVIKLIEEAREHGDISENAEYDAAKDKQGILEARIADIENRVADAQVIDPAQIDEDKVVFGATVTLMDLDTDQERMYQIVGDHEADLKKKRVSINSPIARALIGKKEGEIVEFETPGGLRELEIIKIEYK, via the coding sequence ATGTCCCAACGCTATCCCGTAACACCTGCCGGCTTGGAAACGCTCAAGGTGCAGCTTCATGAAATGAAAACCAAGCAGCGGCCCGCCGTGATCAAGCTGATCGAAGAAGCGCGCGAGCACGGAGATATTTCAGAGAACGCCGAGTACGACGCGGCGAAGGATAAGCAAGGAATTCTCGAGGCGCGGATAGCCGACATTGAAAACCGCGTTGCCGACGCCCAGGTGATCGATCCGGCCCAAATCGATGAGGATAAGGTCGTTTTCGGAGCGACGGTGACGCTGATGGATTTGGATACGGACCAGGAAAGAATGTACCAGATTGTCGGCGATCACGAAGCCGATTTGAAGAAGAAGCGCGTCAGTATCAATTCGCCCATCGCCCGGGCGCTGATCGGCAAAAAAGAAGGCGAAATCGTCGAGTTTGAAACACCGGGTGGATTGCGCGAATTGGAAATCATCAAAATCGAATACAAATAA
- a CDS encoding MBL fold metallo-hydrolase produces MSTWMIMPKQIIETRQLLRRARLRIEKRFGRCPRAIRNVLDYDQVHKALIVQYSATSICSQQLYLASMILIPREKGKKPNEDCLFRFVVGLLGENCILALIHSKSENEREKVLDSEMLLFSIGARKREDLISKYYSYVNGLLQRDSRRFVFLRTGLWLLCEAGLWHEVARQAEILGIMDNASEKLVKEIGKTATRLMGFDENWTRRMVEKARTVLGVLLGISSNISSFTELPVFELAYLRFILLSIDDNGARKPRWLTTSKESGLSKDLRVNIAEAAWSMGLDEQAGIDYFEAARLAVTTDKENQIAGQPGYSFIETFLESKYFKSGTISGETLQKLSEAPPRSKSPPPLQQLFKLMLAPAAGISSWPTIRLEERRQPPEFGARLVCLRRWGSDTSLFDWSKEPMGNIGGGYFLGLGEKKGVVIDPGLDYLRAFYAFTPYSFHDIRYVLVSHSHIDHAGDLIRLMLVQGKINKNLAPGKKLQPINIIAPFDVFAPISDLTRDRNLCSKMHPIGLGRETITSQKCDCVRQCVPEDRHCPVEVPGVDRLQLTKSTWYGGKCPAPHEYETAKWLSVSSFSVQHLTRGITTFPATEECMDHSCGFDLIFEHLEKKYRIVYTGDAKAINSADITERRQDKRIDLLIANLGSVKFEELLGDNRESGSHLGLTKLIDLTVKLKPKVLLISELLHNLSFYDWRTDFRDIVQQKLDKNRKLSVRVPVFLAELGLSFIFENGEIHVSCQCSDFSGRYPLATIATQGKLGAKHQRNDRLVTFCPSCTLA; encoded by the coding sequence TTGAGTACCTGGATGATTATGCCTAAGCAAATTATCGAAACACGGCAACTCCTCAGGAGGGCACGGCTTCGGATTGAGAAGAGATTCGGGCGTTGTCCTCGGGCAATTCGGAATGTCTTGGATTATGATCAAGTTCATAAAGCCCTGATCGTGCAATATTCGGCAACGTCGATTTGTTCGCAACAATTGTATTTGGCTTCAATGATATTGATTCCCAGGGAGAAAGGAAAGAAACCGAACGAAGATTGTTTATTTCGTTTTGTGGTCGGATTGCTGGGTGAAAATTGTATCTTGGCACTAATTCATTCAAAAAGCGAAAATGAGCGCGAAAAGGTTTTAGATTCAGAGATGCTCTTATTTTCAATCGGTGCGCGTAAACGTGAAGACCTGATATCGAAATACTACTCTTACGTTAACGGACTGCTTCAAAGAGACAGTCGCAGGTTTGTCTTTCTAAGAACTGGCTTATGGTTATTATGCGAGGCGGGTTTGTGGCACGAGGTTGCCCGACAAGCTGAAATTCTTGGAATCATGGACAATGCGTCGGAAAAGCTAGTAAAGGAAATAGGCAAAACGGCGACGCGATTGATGGGTTTTGACGAAAACTGGACCCGAAGAATGGTGGAAAAAGCTCGCACTGTTTTAGGGGTCCTTCTTGGCATTTCGTCAAATATTTCGAGTTTTACGGAGCTTCCCGTTTTTGAGCTTGCTTATTTGAGATTTATTCTCTTGTCTATCGATGACAATGGCGCAAGGAAGCCACGTTGGTTGACGACTTCCAAGGAATCGGGGCTATCGAAGGATTTGCGGGTAAATATTGCCGAGGCGGCGTGGAGTATGGGGCTGGATGAACAGGCCGGTATTGATTATTTTGAGGCGGCGAGGCTTGCTGTAACTACGGACAAAGAAAACCAAATTGCGGGTCAACCAGGGTATTCTTTCATAGAAACGTTTTTGGAATCAAAATATTTTAAAAGCGGCACGATATCGGGGGAAACGCTTCAAAAGCTTTCGGAGGCACCGCCGCGTTCGAAGTCACCGCCGCCCCTTCAACAGCTTTTTAAATTAATGCTCGCGCCGGCGGCGGGTATTTCCTCGTGGCCGACAATTCGGTTAGAAGAGCGCCGGCAACCACCTGAATTCGGCGCGCGCCTTGTTTGTTTACGCCGGTGGGGCTCCGACACATCGTTGTTTGACTGGAGTAAGGAGCCGATGGGCAATATCGGTGGCGGCTATTTTCTCGGTCTAGGCGAAAAGAAAGGTGTGGTGATCGACCCCGGACTAGATTATCTCCGGGCGTTTTATGCGTTTACTCCGTATTCGTTTCACGATATTCGATACGTCCTGGTGTCCCACTCTCACATTGACCACGCCGGAGACCTCATCCGGTTAATGCTGGTCCAAGGTAAAATAAATAAGAACCTTGCCCCGGGAAAAAAGCTGCAACCAATTAATATTATTGCGCCTTTCGATGTGTTTGCGCCGATAAGTGACTTAACTCGGGATAGGAATCTTTGCTCGAAAATGCACCCGATTGGCCTGGGACGCGAGACAATAACTAGTCAAAAATGTGACTGCGTGCGCCAATGCGTACCGGAGGATCGTCATTGTCCGGTCGAGGTACCTGGGGTCGATCGACTCCAACTCACGAAATCAACGTGGTACGGGGGCAAGTGTCCTGCCCCGCACGAATACGAAACAGCGAAGTGGTTGAGTGTTAGTTCCTTTTCCGTACAGCACTTAACCCGTGGAATTACGACTTTTCCCGCCACGGAAGAGTGTATGGATCACTCATGTGGTTTTGATTTAATATTTGAACACCTGGAAAAGAAGTATCGGATCGTTTACACAGGTGACGCAAAAGCGATTAACTCAGCCGACATCACCGAACGACGTCAAGATAAGCGTATCGATCTTCTAATCGCGAATCTCGGTTCTGTGAAATTTGAAGAATTGCTGGGAGATAATCGAGAAAGCGGAAGTCACTTAGGATTAACCAAACTTATCGATCTCACCGTCAAATTGAAGCCCAAAGTATTGCTGATATCCGAGTTGTTGCACAACTTGTCATTTTACGATTGGAGAACTGACTTCCGTGATATTGTTCAACAAAAACTTGACAAGAACAGGAAACTGAGCGTTCGGGTACCGGTTTTCTTGGCCGAGCTTGGACTGTCGTTTATTTTCGAAAACGGTGAAATACACGTCTCCTGCCAGTGCTCGGATTTCAGCGGCCGATACCCGCTTGCGACTATTGCTACCCAAGGAAAACTGGGTGCCAAGCATCAACGAAACGATCGCTTAGTTACGTTCTGCCCATCGTGTACGCTGGCATAA
- the acs gene encoding acetate--CoA ligase, translating into MNSEQERVLFMSQKYEELHQRSIVDPAGFWGAEAEKLHWYKKWDKVLDDSNPPFYRWFVGGETNLCYNAVDRHALGAGRNKAAIIWESPETGQSRVITFFELYRLVNRCANVLLKYGVGKGDRVIIYMPMVPEALVAVLACARLGAIHSVVFGGFSSDSLANRIDDCQPKMVICADGSSRKGKPVLLKKIVDSSLDLAATDVPHVLVYDRKITEWQAKEGRDLDWQTEMDAAPNTVVEPAHLKSTDPSYILYTSGTTGKPKGVLRDTGGYMVAVHSSMEQIYGCGPDDVYWSTSDIGWVVGHSYIIYGPLLAGIPTLVFEGTPDNPNPGIWWKVIEKYGVTVVFSAPTAMRILRKFPGEWIEKHDLSSLRHIFLAGEPLDESTYKWASDTLQKPILDHYWQTESGWAMLTNHMGIETLPIKPGSPTKGAMGWNAAVVDEKGQEVAAGMRGTLIIKPPLPPGSLLTIWGDDERYVETYWQKTGDNGALIYLSGDYARCDEDGYFWMLGRSDEVINVAGHRMGTREIEEVLSEHPKVAEASAIGIKDELKGQAIAAFVVLKQGVEGTEEVIKELILSIRQKIGAIATPKTLRVVMQLPKTRSGKVMRRVLRALCEENELGDLSTLEDGASVEEVKAALEGMGHDG; encoded by the coding sequence ATCAATTCGGAGCAGGAAAGGGTTTTATTCATGAGTCAGAAGTACGAGGAGTTGCATCAACGCTCAATTGTGGATCCGGCCGGTTTTTGGGGCGCGGAAGCGGAAAAGCTTCATTGGTATAAGAAGTGGGACAAGGTCCTGGATGATTCCAATCCGCCCTTCTATCGCTGGTTTGTCGGCGGTGAAACCAACCTGTGTTACAACGCGGTGGATCGTCACGCGCTCGGCGCCGGGCGCAACAAGGCCGCGATCATTTGGGAGAGCCCGGAAACGGGCCAAAGTCGGGTCATCACGTTTTTTGAACTGTATCGTCTGGTCAATCGTTGTGCGAATGTTTTGTTGAAGTACGGCGTCGGCAAAGGCGACCGCGTGATCATTTATATGCCGATGGTGCCCGAAGCGCTCGTCGCCGTTTTGGCCTGCGCGCGCCTCGGGGCGATTCATTCAGTTGTGTTCGGCGGTTTCTCCTCCGACTCCCTGGCCAACCGTATCGACGACTGCCAACCTAAAATGGTGATCTGCGCTGACGGCAGCAGCCGCAAGGGCAAGCCGGTTCTATTGAAGAAGATCGTCGATTCCTCTTTGGACTTGGCCGCGACCGACGTTCCCCACGTGCTGGTCTACGATCGTAAAATCACCGAGTGGCAGGCGAAGGAAGGCCGCGACTTGGATTGGCAGACCGAAATGGACGCCGCGCCCAACACCGTGGTCGAGCCGGCGCATCTGAAGTCTACGGATCCCAGCTACATCCTTTACACCTCCGGCACGACCGGCAAACCCAAAGGCGTGCTGCGCGACACCGGCGGCTACATGGTCGCCGTGCACTCCTCGATGGAACAAATCTACGGTTGCGGACCCGACGACGTGTATTGGTCCACCTCCGATATCGGTTGGGTCGTCGGGCACAGTTACATCATTTATGGGCCGCTGCTGGCCGGCATCCCGACGCTCGTTTTCGAGGGCACGCCGGATAATCCCAACCCCGGCATTTGGTGGAAGGTCATCGAAAAGTACGGCGTCACCGTTGTTTTCTCCGCCCCGACCGCGATGCGTATTCTGCGCAAATTCCCAGGCGAGTGGATCGAAAAACACGACCTGAGTTCGCTGCGCCACATCTTCCTCGCCGGCGAGCCGCTGGATGAATCCACCTACAAGTGGGCGAGCGACACGCTGCAAAAGCCGATCCTCGATCACTATTGGCAGACCGAAAGCGGCTGGGCGATGCTGACCAATCACATGGGCATCGAAACCCTGCCCATCAAGCCGGGCAGCCCGACCAAGGGCGCCATGGGCTGGAACGCCGCCGTCGTGGATGAGAAGGGACAGGAAGTCGCCGCCGGGATGCGCGGCACGCTGATCATCAAACCGCCGCTGCCGCCCGGTTCGCTGCTGACCATTTGGGGCGACGACGAGCGCTACGTGGAAACCTATTGGCAGAAGACGGGCGATAACGGCGCGTTGATTTACCTCAGCGGCGATTATGCCCGCTGTGACGAAGACGGCTATTTCTGGATGCTCGGCCGCTCCGACGAAGTGATCAACGTCGCCGGGCACCGCATGGGCACGCGCGAGATCGAAGAAGTGCTTTCGGAACATCCGAAGGTCGCTGAAGCCTCGGCCATCGGCATCAAGGACGAACTCAAGGGCCAGGCGATCGCCGCGTTCGTCGTGCTCAAGCAGGGCGTCGAGGGGACCGAGGAAGTCATCAAAGAGTTGATCCTGTCCATCCGCCAAAAGATCGGCGCAATCGCCACGCCCAAAACCCTGCGAGTGGTCATGCAGTTGCCCAAGACACGCTCGGGCAAAGTGATGCGCCGCGTGCTGCGCGCCTTGTGCGAAGAAAACGAACTGGGCGATCTGTCTACGTTGGAAGACGGCGCCAGCGTCGAGGAAGTCAAGGCGGCGCTCGAAGGCATGGGCCACGACGGCTGA
- a CDS encoding nitrilase-related carbon-nitrogen hydrolase: protein MKVAAVQFTPEFGQVAENRERAAKWIREADARLTVLPEVAFTGYVFKGPEELAELAEPVNGETFDFMVALAKETGSLLCYGFPESKDGRYYNSAALLGPDGLIAIYRKIHLFMDEIGLFSPGEQPFFVCDVDGLRLGMMICFDWYFPESARSLGLLGAQIILHPANLVLPFCQDAMVTRCLENRVFAVTANRGGSEFRAGREMSFTGRSQVTQPTGRYERLPDTDDGFVATEINLSLADHKQMTARNHLFRDRRPQLYTLGEINK from the coding sequence ATGAAAGTTGCCGCTGTTCAATTCACGCCAGAATTCGGCCAGGTGGCAGAGAACCGCGAGCGGGCGGCCAAATGGATTCGCGAGGCTGATGCCCGCCTGACGGTGCTGCCCGAGGTCGCCTTTACCGGATACGTCTTCAAGGGACCGGAGGAACTCGCCGAGCTCGCCGAACCCGTGAACGGCGAAACCTTCGACTTCATGGTGGCCCTGGCAAAAGAAACGGGTAGTTTATTATGCTATGGCTTTCCGGAATCCAAAGACGGCCGGTACTACAACTCGGCGGCGTTGCTCGGCCCCGATGGCTTGATCGCGATATACCGGAAAATACACCTGTTTATGGACGAAATCGGGCTGTTTTCCCCCGGTGAGCAGCCGTTTTTCGTTTGTGACGTCGACGGCCTTCGTTTGGGAATGATGATCTGCTTCGATTGGTATTTTCCGGAGTCGGCGCGAAGCCTTGGCCTATTGGGAGCGCAAATCATTCTGCATCCGGCGAATCTCGTACTACCTTTTTGTCAGGACGCGATGGTCACGCGATGTCTGGAAAATCGCGTATTTGCCGTCACCGCCAACCGCGGCGGCTCCGAATTTCGCGCCGGCCGGGAAATGTCCTTTACGGGCCGCAGCCAAGTAACGCAGCCCACCGGGCGTTACGAGCGCCTGCCGGACACCGACGACGGTTTCGTGGCAACCGAAATCAATCTGTCACTTGCGGATCACAAACAAATGACGGCACGGAATCACCTGTTCCGCGACCGTCGACCGCAATTGTATACACTTGGCGAAATAAACAAGTAA